The following proteins come from a genomic window of Bombyx mori chromosome 18, ASM3026992v2:
- the CPG5 gene encoding cuticular protein glycine-rich 5 precursor — protein sequence MRFYASLVTLAMLVVAASAGYIKSGWSSPGYSSGYGGFSGGYHSGLGYGGHGYSGLGYGGHGYSGHGYGGHGYSGHGYGGHGFGGHGYSGGHGWNKARSYW from the exons ATGAGATTCTAC GCTTCCCTCGTTACCCTCGCCATGTTGGTGGTCGCCGCCTCCGCTGGCTACATCAAGAGCGGATGGTCGAGTCCAGGATACAGCTCGGGCTACGGCGGCTTTTCCGGAGGATATCATAGCGGTCTGGGCTATGGTGGTCATGGATACAGTGGTCTGGGCTATGGCGGTCACGGGTATAGCGGTCACGGGTATGGCGGTCACGGCTACAGTGGTCACGGCTATGGCGGTCACGGTTTCGGTGGGCATGGCTACAGTGGTGGTCATGGATGGAACAAAGCTAGGAGCTACTGGTAA
- the LOC101735333 gene encoding histidine-rich protein has protein sequence MKSFVCVLFVVATACAAPSETRDKRGIFGEPGGLLTPHLHHDLHHDLHHNFHHDLHHDFHHDLHHDFHHDLHHHDLHHHGHLHAPIIHDHFDHAHIHTPIIHEPLLPSTTIIKSSRLIHPVKHIIKHYNYGGW, from the exons ATGAAGTCTTTC GTTTGCGTTCTCTTCGTTGTGGCAACGGCATGCGCAGCTCCGTCAGAGACCAGGGATAAGCGTGGCATCTTCGGCGAGCCCGGCGGCCTCCTGACTCCTCATCTCCATCACGACTTACATCACGACCTGCACCACAACTTCCACCACGACCTGCACCACGATTTCCACCACGACCTGCACCACGATTTTCATCATGACTTACACCACCACGACCTACACCACCACGGGCACTTGCACGCTCCCATCATTCACGACCACTTCGACCATGCTCACATCCACACCCCAATCATACACGAGCCCCTGCTTCCTAGCACCACCATCATTAAGTCTTCAAGGCTGATCCACCCAGTGAAGCATATAATCAAACACTATAATTACGGTGGATGGTAG
- the CPH32 gene encoding cuticular protein hypothetical 32 precursor (The RefSeq protein has 1 substitution compared to this genomic sequence) — MKTVLCILLFAAAVFAVEEKKNEKRGLLALGYGLGAAPISHGYYGHGLGLYGHGIASAPIVSHGLAAAPIVSHGYYGGHSLGLYDHYDHGLAAPVISHGISYGAPLGLGHYGIGHGWH; from the exons ATGAAGACCGTT CTGTGCATTCTCCTGTTCGCTGCGGCCGTCTTCGCTGTTGAAGAGAAGAAAAATGAAAAACGCGGTCTACTCGGCCTGGGTTACGGTCTGGGTGCGGCGCCCATCAGCCACGGGTACTACGGACACGGACTGGGCTTGTACGGTCACGGGATCGCATCGGCGCCCATAGTCAGCCACGGGCTCGCGGCCGCTCCGATCGTCAGCCACGGGTACTATGGCGGCCACAGCCTCGGGCTGTACGACCACTACGACCACGGTCTGGCGGCGCCCGTCATCAGTCACGGCATCTCGTATGGCGCGCCACTAGGCTTGGGACATTACGGCATCGGACACGGCTGGCACTGA